The Planctomycetota bacterium genome contains the following window.
GATATCGTCCTCGACGAGCTGCGGATACTCCTTCAAGAGCTCCGGGGTCGGCAACCCCTGAGCCAGGAGGCTCAGGACCCGCTCAACCGTGACCCGGGTGCCCCGCACCACGGGCTTTCCTGCCATGACCGCCGCGTTCACCACGATTCGGCTCGCCAGATCGCTCATACTTTGATGATAACGCGTTGCCGCCGGTCCTTCAAGGGGCGCGCCTCGCGTGACGCGGATCCGGCGGGGTGCAATACTCCTCAAACGGGA
Protein-coding sequences here:
- a CDS encoding DUF433 domain-containing protein — protein: MSDLASRIVVNAAVMAGKPVVRGTRVTVERVLSLLAQGLPTPELLKEYPQLVEDDIRACLAYGASLAGHEEIVPLPESRSA